GGCTTATCTGGGAAGATTTTGATCCATAGTTGACCTTCTCTCTTCATATATCTTGTCGCAGCAATACGAGCTGCTTCAATCTGTCTTGCAGTGATCCAAGCTCCTTCCGTTGCTTTGATCCCAAAAGTTCCGTAAGCAAGTTGACTACCTCTCTGGGCATTCCCCTTCATCTTCATCTTGTGAACTCTACGGAATTTGGTTCTTTTTGGTTGTAACATAATTTCTAAATTTTAGATTTTAGATTTTAGATTTTAGATTTTTTTTAATTTTAAAAAAGTAACGGTAATTTAAAATTCAAAATTTCTAATCTAAAATTTTAATTATTATTGTTATTGTTGTTGTTTTTTCTAGGTCTTCTGTTGTCTCTGTCTCCTCCTCTGTTTCCTCTGTCTGACTGACCTCCTTTTTTCTGTTGTCCCACTAGTGGAGAAAGTTCTCTTTTACCGTAAACTTCACCTTTCATGATCCAAACTTTTACACCTAGTCTACCGTAAGTAGTGTGAGCTTCTGCCCAGTGGTAATCGATATCAGCTCTGAAAGTTGACAATGGAATTCTTCCTTCTTTGAAAGATTCTGATCTTGCCATTTCAGCACCATTCAATCTACCAGAGATTTGAACTTTGATACCTTCAGCACCCATTCTCATAGTACTTGCCATTGCCATTTTAACAGCTCTTCTGTAAGAAATTCTGTTTTCAATTTGCTTAGAAATACTATCAGCAACTAATACAGCATCTAATTCAGGTCTTTTGATTTCGAAGATGTTGATTTGAATATCCTTACCTGTAAGTTTCTTCAATTCTTCTTTCAATTTATCAACTTCCTGACCTCCTTTACCGATGATAAGTCCCGGTCTAGCAGTAGTAATTGTAACTGTTACTAATTTTAGTGTTCTTTCAATATAGATTTTTGAAATACCACCTTTAGA
This genomic window from Chryseobacterium viscerum contains:
- the rpsC gene encoding 30S ribosomal protein S3; this encodes MGQKTNPIGNRLGIIRGWDSNWFGGNDYGDRIAEDYKIRRYLEARLSKGGISKIYIERTLKLVTVTITTARPGLIIGKGGQEVDKLKEELKKLTGKDIQINIFEIKRPELDAVLVADSISKQIENRISYRRAVKMAMASTMRMGAEGIKVQISGRLNGAEMARSESFKEGRIPLSTFRADIDYHWAEAHTTYGRLGVKVWIMKGEVYGKRELSPLVGQQKKGGQSDRGNRGGDRDNRRPRKNNNNNNNN
- the rplP gene encoding 50S ribosomal protein L16 — encoded protein: MLQPKRTKFRRVHKMKMKGNAQRGSQLAYGTFGIKATEGAWITARQIEAARIAATRYMKREGQLWIKIFPDKPITKKPAEVRMGKGKGAVEYWVAVVKPGKIMFEIGGVPYDIAKEALRLAAQKLPVVTKFIVANDFVKPL